In Neodiprion virginianus isolate iyNeoVirg1 chromosome 6, iyNeoVirg1.1, whole genome shotgun sequence, the genomic window ATTTGTTCTGACATTGCAGGCTTAATATGGTTCGAGGTGCTCGCGGCGGCATGATAAGAGGTGGTCGAGGAGGAATGGGGCGTGGAATGGGATTTCCTAGGAAACAGTTCCTGCCCAGACATCCCTTTGATTACACCCTTTGCGAGGCTGCGTTTCCTCGCGTCAAGGCAGCTGCGGATGAGGCTGACTTTACTACGGcacttttgaagaaaaattcagaCATGTGTCCGACAGCGAAAGAGCAGAATTCCATCTTGAACCTCGTTACGAAGCTACAAGGAGTTCTGGATAATCTAATCGTTGCACCTGGAACCTTCGAAGCTTGTGTGGGTATACAGCAAATTTAAAATGGCTGTAAAAGTTAAAGctatgtttttcttttttcgagtgaaacgaaaataagaaGGAACATTGATGGATTCGTTTCATTTACAGCAACTCGAGGAAGTCAGACAAGTGGGGAGCTTCAAAAAAGGGACAATGATCAAGGGTCACAATGTAGCAGACATCGTTGTTATCCTCAAAACATTACCTACAAAAACAGCGGTTGAAGCGCTGGGCACGAAAGTAAACACAGACTTGAAGGCGGGCAATCCTAAAGAGGCGTTTAAGCTGACTCAAACGGAACGTGGATTTGATCTTTCAACTAATGAGGCCACTGTTCGTGTCCTCATCACTACTTTGCATCAAAACTTACGTAAATTGGAATCTGAGCAGCATCTTGACGTTAAAATCTGCCAAGGTATTTACCAACATTGTGTTGCACCCGGATCGTTTgactttttgataaaatttcacaagaaaaaattgagatagTTACCAAAGCTTAAAAACCtattcaagttttattttcaattcgcaAAATAGTATCAACCTTGTTTCaatatgtttcaattttttttttttt contains:
- the LOC124308249 gene encoding interleukin enhancer-binding factor 2 isoform X2, whose translation is MVRGARGGMIRGGRGGMGRGMGFPRKQFLPRHPFDYTLCEAAFPRVKAAADEADFTTALLKKNSDMCPTAKEQNSILNLVTKLQGVLDNLIVAPGTFEACQLEEVRQVGSFKKGTMIKGHNVADIVVILKTLPTKTAVEALGTKVNTDLKAGNPKEAFKLTQTERGFDLSTNEATVRVLITTLHQNLRKLESEQHLDVKICQGHLAAIRHSRWFEENAHHSSIKVLIRLLRDLRTRFEGFEPLSPWMLDLLAHNAIMNNPSRQALPINQAYKRVLQLLASGLFLPGSAGISDPCEGGNIRVHTAMTLEQQDQVCLTAQTLLRVLAHGGYRPLLEGGNKLAVEMSVWAGGVVASPLDKAYEPPTEQEQQEEMEEGNEEMVTQDA
- the LOC124308249 gene encoding interleukin enhancer-binding factor 2 isoform X1 — its product is MLNMVRGARGGMIRGGRGGMGRGMGFPRKQFLPRHPFDYTLCEAAFPRVKAAADEADFTTALLKKNSDMCPTAKEQNSILNLVTKLQGVLDNLIVAPGTFEACQLEEVRQVGSFKKGTMIKGHNVADIVVILKTLPTKTAVEALGTKVNTDLKAGNPKEAFKLTQTERGFDLSTNEATVRVLITTLHQNLRKLESEQHLDVKICQGHLAAIRHSRWFEENAHHSSIKVLIRLLRDLRTRFEGFEPLSPWMLDLLAHNAIMNNPSRQALPINQAYKRVLQLLASGLFLPGSAGISDPCEGGNIRVHTAMTLEQQDQVCLTAQTLLRVLAHGGYRPLLEGGNKLAVEMSVWAGGVVASPLDKAYEPPTEQEQQEEMEEGNEEMVTQDA